The genomic interval TCCTAAGGTTATGCTTGTGAAATAACTTAATCTGTTCGATAGTCAGCTTTGAACATTTCAGAAAGTTCAGTATTTTGAATTGTTCCAAAATATTGTCCTTCTTTATTTGTTTCAAGGACTTCAAGAATTGCTGAAGGTTCAAATTCAAGACCAATAAATTGCTCTTTGATATCTCGCCAATCTCGAACGCCTAAGAAATCTCCTTGGAAATTAATTTCAGTGATTTTACCATTTTCAACATTGACTTGAATATCAATGGCTCCGCCAGTAAATTTAGCGTGATTTTGGAAGGAGAATTTTGGTGATTCGCCATAATTCCAATCCCAAGTTGCAAATTGCTCATCTCGTATTTTTTTGATTGAGCTAAGTTGGTCATCAGTTAAAACTAATTCACCATCTTTTCCTTCGTCTGTGAGATAGTATTTTAATGCGTCAATAAAACTATCTAAGGTTAAGTCCTCAGGGGCAAAATCTTTGATATTTCCCACACGAGCGCGAACTGATTTAGCCGCTTTACTGACAAATTTTTCATCAGAAACATTGAGAGAACGAATCATTGCTTCAACATCAGTGTCCCAAAGGAGGGTTCCGTGATGCATCAAATAACCTCCAGCATAGCGTTGGGCATTTCCCGAAATCTTTTTACCCTCAACTTCAAGGTCATTGCGTCCAGTAATTTCAGCTTTGATTCCAACAGCATGGAGTGCTTCATACATCGGTTGAACAAATTTTTTAAAGTTGACAGAGCCAGAATTTTCGACAGGAACAAAAAATGTGAAACAGATGTTTCCTTCATCATGATAAACTGCACCACCGCCAGATACTCGACGAACAACTTGAACATCATGACTGTCAATGTAGTCTTGATTCACTTCAGCAAAAGTGTTTTGGTTGCGCCCCACAATAACTGCACGTTTATTTTGCCATAAAGCAAAAACAGGCTCAGTTGGTTTTAGGTGATAAAGTAGCCAGCTGTCCATCGCGATATTTGTGTAAGCGTCTTGACCTAGATAGTTAATAAATTGCATGTTTATGCATCCCTTCCAAATCCTTGTGCTTATTTTGTCAAACAAGTTTGACAAAATAACACGCACGATTTAATTATACCCTTTGTGAAACAAAATGTAAAGAGAAATGCTTTACGCTTACAATTACTGTACTATGTGATTTTCACCTCAAAATATTGTGAAATAGATATCATTTGTGATAGATGAAAAAAAGACCAGTCTATTTTGACTGGTCTTGGATTTCTCGACGAATTTCGAGGGCACGTTCCGGAAAATCGGTGATGATTCCAGCTACATGTTGTTGAAAAGCTTGTCGTATTTCTGTTTCTTGATTAACTGTCCAAAGACGAAGGGGTCTTTTTGAACTTTTGAGAAGAAGTGGGTGCTTGAAGGCGTAGGTTCTTCGGGGATGAATTCCTGAAATAAAATCTGTTGAGCTGCCTTTATAATGACTTTTTAGGGTCAAAAGATTTTTTGTCAGATAATTAACTTCAGCCTTTGAATCAAAAGTGTGTATTTTTTTTAATGAATCAAAATTAAACGAACTATAAATATAGCTAAAGGGCCATTTAGTTTCTGTCATTAAGTCTGAGAGTTTTTTTTCAATTCCGGGATAGTCAAATTTATCAGTTTTAATTTCGATATTTAAATAACCAGTAAATGATAGGTCTGTAAGTAATTTTAAAACCTCTGACAAAGTTGGAATTTTTTCGTCAGTAAATTTTGGATTGAACCAAGAACCAGCATCAAATTTCTTTAAATCTATAGCATTCATATTTTTGACAAGACCTTTACCATTTGTTGTCCGGTCAATTTTCTCATCGTGAATAACAATTAATTCATTATCGAGTGATAAGTGGACATCAAGCTCAATTCCGTCAGCATGGACACGAACAGCTTCATGAAAAGCGGCCAATGTATTTTCTGGACAGTTGGATTTAGAACCACGATGAGCAAAAACCAATGTTTTAGAAGTGAGGCTTGGCTTGAATTTCAAATTGTTTTTGATTTTATTTCTGTCAAGAAAATTATGAAGTTTAAAAACTATTTTTGTGAAGCCAGACATTAGTCACTTCCTTTCGATTTGGGAATGATTTTTACTGACAAGGCCATAAAAGAAGCACTGATAGGGTCTGTCAGTAAAAATTAAAAATGAGTTTCCTTGTATTCTTCTTCGATTTGGCTGACAAAAAGGTGCATTATTTTATCACGCTTTTCGCCTAGTCTTTTTCCTTCGGTTGTATTTAATAAATCTTTTAACAAAAACAATTTTTCATAAAAATGATTGAGTGTGGAGTTATTTTTTTGACTATGATAGTCTTCTTTAGAATTGTAATCTAAAGGTGGCAGATTTGGGTCATAAAAGACTCGATTTTTTGCCCAACCATATTCAAGTGTCCTTACAATTCCCCAAGCTCCCATTGCATCAAGGCGGTCAGCATCTTGTACAATTTGTCCATTCAAAGAGAGTGTTTTTCTCTCAATTAAATTACTTGAAAAACTCATGTTGTCAATAATCATAAAAAGTTCATCAATGAGCTTTTTATCAATTTTAAGCTCATTTAAAAATTGCGCAACTTTAGCTTTTTGTTTAGGAACATCATCTGTTAATTTTTCATCATAAGTATCATGTAAATAACAAGTTGCTAGAACAAGTTCTTGATTTGCTGACGGCTCTGTCAGTAAAATTTTTTGAGCAAGAGCAACGACCCGTTCAATATGGTCAAAGCCATGTCCATCATTATTTTTATCATGAATTTCTTGAGCAAATCTTTTAATTTTCTTTAAATCAATCAAGTTAAATCTCCAAAATAAATGACTTGAGTTTACACCAGTGTCAACTAAAAGCAAATAGTGTAAACTGGTAAATCCTCAAGATTAGTAAGGCTAAGGAAGTAAAATTTGAAAATGAATTATTTGAAATAGTTGATTCCCATTGCAGACTTAACTTCATCAAGAGTTTGACTGGCTACAGTTTGGGCCTTAAGTGAGCCTGCTTTAAGCATGTCGTATACGTAGTCCATATTTTGTGCAAACTCAATACGACGTTCACGGATTGGTGAAAGTTCGCGGTCAAGAACATCAAGAAGGAAACGTTTTGTTTTCACATCACCAAGACCACCCGCTTGATATTGGGCTTTCATTTCAGCAATTTGCTCTGCATCTTCAGCTTTACCAAAAACGTCAAGATAATGGAAAACCATGTTTCCTTCAATTTTACCAGGATCTTCAACTTTGATATGGTCAGGGTCAGTATACATTGACATCACTTTTTTCTTGAGTGTGTCCATGTCATCAGCAAGGAAAATTCCGTTTCCAAGAGATTTAGACATTTTGGCATTTCCGTCAAGTCCAGGTAAACGACCAGCAGCTTCATTTTCAGGGTAAATTCCTTCTGGTTCAACTAAAACATCTGTGTGATAAGCATTATTAAATGAGCGAACAATTTCTCGTGTTTGTTCAATCATTGGTTTTTGATCATTTCCGACTGGAACATGAGTGGCTTTAAAAGCAGTAATATCAGCAGCTTGAGAAACAGGATACACTAAAAAGCCGGCAGGGATTGATTCACCAAAAGCTTTTTGTGCAATCTCTGTTTTTACAGTAGGATTGCGTTCAAGGCGGGCAAGTGAAACTAAATTCATATAATACATTGAAAGTTCAGCCAGTTCAGGAATTTGACTTTGAATGAAAATGGTTGATTTTTCAGGGTCAAGTCCTGCTGCTAAGTAGTCAAGGGCAACATCACCGACAGATTGACGAATGAGTTCAGGTTCTTTTGCATGGTCAGTTAAAGCTTGTTGGTCAGCTAAAAAGACAAACATATTGTATTTATCTTCATTTTGCATTTTGACACGATTTTGCAAAGAGCCTACATAGTGGCCGATGTGAAGTTTTCCTGTTGGACGGTCTCCAGTTAAAATAGTTGGTTTTGTCATTTTGTTCTCCTTATGTGTGTTTGGATTAGATTGATTATTGAAGAGTGTAAACTGGTTTACACTAAATAAAAAATAAAAAAAGCACCCATAGAACTATAAAAAGTCCTACGGGCGCTTTGAGCGCGGTGCCACCGTAAATTTAAAATCAAATGATTTTCTTAGAACTTGTCAAAAAACAAGTTGCTCTGTAACGGAAGCGGCCGTGATTCTTTATTTTTTTAAATCAAATTTATTAGTTAATCACAAGCCCATTCACTTTGCTGAAAACGTTGGTTTGCACAACCACCAACTTCCTAAAGATTTCAAAATCAAAGTTACTTTCTTGTTGTTTTAAATTTTACACTTTTTGTAATGAACTGTCAAACTTTAAAAAGTAGAAAATCAATTTGCTTGAATTCACAATTGCAAAAAGATATACTCAAATTACAAGAGAGAATTACAAATACAACTTAAGTATTAAATTCATAAAGCAATTGCACAGTTCTATTAAGGAGGAAAAAAATGAAAAATATCTCTACTGCATCAGCACATTGGGAGGACACTTTAGAAAATGGTTTTGGCACAATTTCTGCTGAAAGTTCTCAAATTTTTACAGAAACTCCCTATAATTTCAAAGCACGTTCAGAAAGTCAAGCTCATATTACCACACCAGAAGAACTTTTGGGAGCTGCTCATGCAGCCTGTTTTAGTATGGCATTCTCAATGGTTTTAGGACAAAAAGGCTTAGTAGCAACTTCTATTGACACAACGGCAGATGTTACTTTTGAAGCAACAGCAGATGGTCCAGCGATTACAAAAATTAAATTGACTAATCGTTCAGTGGTACCAGAACTTTCTGAAGCTGATTTTCAAGAAATTGCCAAAGTAGTAAAGGAAAGCTGTCCAGTATCTAAGGCTCTGTCAGGAGTCGATATTGAACTTGAAGCAACTTTAGGCTAGTCTATTTTATAGAATAAATGAAAAACTAAGTTATCAATGAATAGC from Lactococcus lactis carries:
- a CDS encoding lipoate--protein ligase, with product MQFINYLGQDAYTNIAMDSWLLYHLKPTEPVFALWQNKRAVIVGRNQNTFAEVNQDYIDSHDVQVVRRVSGGGAVYHDEGNICFTFFVPVENSGSVNFKKFVQPMYEALHAVGIKAEITGRNDLEVEGKKISGNAQRYAGGYLMHHGTLLWDTDVEAMIRSLNVSDEKFVSKAAKSVRARVGNIKDFAPEDLTLDSFIDALKYYLTDEGKDGELVLTDDQLSSIKKIRDEQFATWDWNYGESPKFSFQNHAKFTGGAIDIQVNVENGKITEINFQGDFLGVRDWRDIKEQFIGLEFEPSAILEVLETNKEGQYFGTIQNTELSEMFKADYRTD
- a CDS encoding glycerophosphodiester phosphodiesterase, whose product is MSGFTKIVFKLHNFLDRNKIKNNLKFKPSLTSKTLVFAHRGSKSNCPENTLAAFHEAVRVHADGIELDVHLSLDNELIVIHDEKIDRTTNGKGLVKNMNAIDLKKFDAGSWFNPKFTDEKIPTLSEVLKLLTDLSFTGYLNIEIKTDKFDYPGIEKKLSDLMTETKWPFSYIYSSFNFDSLKKIHTFDSKAEVNYLTKNLLTLKSHYKGSSTDFISGIHPRRTYAFKHPLLLKSSKRPLRLWTVNQETEIRQAFQQHVAGIITDFPERALEIRREIQDQSK
- a CDS encoding HD domain-containing protein; amino-acid sequence: MIDLKKIKRFAQEIHDKNNDGHGFDHIERVVALAQKILLTEPSANQELVLATCYLHDTYDEKLTDDVPKQKAKVAQFLNELKIDKKLIDELFMIIDNMSFSSNLIERKTLSLNGQIVQDADRLDAMGAWGIVRTLEYGWAKNRVFYDPNLPPLDYNSKEDYHSQKNNSTLNHFYEKLFLLKDLLNTTEGKRLGEKRDKIMHLFVSQIEEEYKETHF
- the trpS gene encoding tryptophan--tRNA ligase, producing the protein MTKPTILTGDRPTGKLHIGHYVGSLQNRVKMQNEDKYNMFVFLADQQALTDHAKEPELIRQSVGDVALDYLAAGLDPEKSTIFIQSQIPELAELSMYYMNLVSLARLERNPTVKTEIAQKAFGESIPAGFLVYPVSQAADITAFKATHVPVGNDQKPMIEQTREIVRSFNNAYHTDVLVEPEGIYPENEAAGRLPGLDGNAKMSKSLGNGIFLADDMDTLKKKVMSMYTDPDHIKVEDPGKIEGNMVFHYLDVFGKAEDAEQIAEMKAQYQAGGLGDVKTKRFLLDVLDRELSPIRERRIEFAQNMDYVYDMLKAGSLKAQTVASQTLDEVKSAMGINYFK
- a CDS encoding OsmC family protein, coding for MKNISTASAHWEDTLENGFGTISAESSQIFTETPYNFKARSESQAHITTPEELLGAAHAACFSMAFSMVLGQKGLVATSIDTTADVTFEATADGPAITKIKLTNRSVVPELSEADFQEIAKVVKESCPVSKALSGVDIELEATLG